A part of Prolixibacteraceae bacterium genomic DNA contains:
- a CDS encoding sulfide/dihydroorotate dehydrogenase-like FAD/NAD-binding protein, with translation MNKIIGKEYFSEKVVAFEIEAPLIAKSRKAGNFIILRVGDKGERVPLTIAGADEKRGTIRIVAQIVGASSKKLAALNVGDYITDLVGPLGRPTDIHNVGTILACGGGVGVAPLLPIVEAFKKAGNRVVSVIAARSEELIILKEEMEKWSDELIIMTDDGSLGRKGLITEGMKEVLERENVDEAIVIGPAIMMKFAAQLTKEYDVPTQASLNAMMVDGTGMCGACRVTVGGKTKFTCVDGPEFDAHQVDFDEMMIRLKSYVNEEKVLND, from the coding sequence ATGAATAAGATTATAGGCAAAGAGTATTTTTCGGAAAAAGTGGTTGCCTTTGAGATAGAGGCTCCATTGATAGCTAAGTCCCGAAAAGCTGGTAACTTTATTATCTTACGCGTTGGTGATAAAGGGGAACGTGTTCCTCTTACGATTGCTGGTGCTGATGAAAAGAGAGGAACCATTCGTATTGTAGCACAGATCGTAGGTGCGAGTTCTAAGAAATTGGCAGCACTAAATGTAGGAGACTATATCACTGATTTAGTAGGCCCTTTAGGACGTCCTACTGATATTCATAATGTGGGTACTATTCTTGCTTGTGGTGGTGGTGTTGGTGTAGCACCTCTTTTGCCTATTGTAGAAGCTTTTAAGAAAGCTGGTAACCGCGTTGTATCTGTAATTGCTGCTCGTTCTGAAGAATTAATTATTCTGAAAGAAGAGATGGAAAAATGGTCTGATGAGCTTATTATCATGACTGATGATGGATCTCTAGGACGTAAAGGTCTTATTACAGAAGGGATGAAAGAAGTTCTTGAGCGTGAGAACGTAGATGAAGCTATTGTAATAGGTCCTGCTATTATGATGAAATTTGCTGCGCAATTGACAAAAGAGTATGACGTACCAACTCAAGCTAGTTTAAATGCAATGATGGTAGATGGAACAGGTATGTGTGGGGCTTGTCGTGTAACCGTAGGTGGAAAAACAAAGTTCACTTGTGTTGATGGACCTGAATTTGATGCACATCAAGTCGATTTTGATGAGATGATGATTCGTCTTAAGAGTTATGTCAATGAAGAGAAAGTTCTAAATGATTAA
- a CDS encoding YhcH/YjgK/YiaL family protein, translating into MAIFGTLEEVASQIPAQELLVKGIEFLETADLESLFDNVEDGKAYKHEIEGDELFASFQQYNTKQPETPKFEGHKKYIDIQFIFDGEEYILNGSIKNITTSAEYNETKDVYFPKLEEYTAIKVKKGDAAVLFPCDIHAPCQTIGDTPVFIRKIVLKVAVA; encoded by the coding sequence ATGGCAATATTTGGAACATTAGAAGAGGTTGCTTCACAAATTCCAGCACAAGAGTTGTTGGTGAAAGGAATTGAGTTCTTGGAAACTGCTGATCTAGAATCTCTTTTTGATAATGTGGAAGATGGAAAGGCTTATAAGCATGAGATTGAAGGTGACGAGTTGTTTGCTTCGTTCCAACAGTATAATACAAAGCAACCAGAAACACCTAAGTTTGAAGGTCACAAAAAATATATTGATATTCAATTTATTTTTGATGGCGAAGAGTATATCTTGAATGGGTCAATTAAAAATATTACGACTTCTGCTGAGTATAATGAGACTAAAGATGTATATTTCCCAAAACTAGAAGAGTATACTGCAATTAAGGTGAAAAAAGGTGATGCAGCAGTTTTATTCCCATGTGATATTCATGCTCCATGTCAAACTATTGGTGATACTCCTGTGTTTATCCGTAAGATCGTATTGAAAGTTGCAGTTGCATAA
- a CDS encoding FecR family protein — MRNENKNRLQQEEECLEHEFPDIKISYSESPEEIWRRMSKELPKRELEKTNSKTIRMPWFYWAASILIFVGVGWTAIGYQSEFVVDELTQLIKLPDGSTVLAKKNSVITYRPLGWYLEREVDFDGEGFFKVMKGSQFTVQSDLGKTQVLGTSFNVLSSDGTFEVACYTGKVKVTANGDHEEIVLLLPKDSMTKLGKEKVKVRKQNKELSSKPSWVDQKFSFHQRSVYYISKRLEIEYGVKITVPVGLELKSTIIFDRPNTIYNALNLVCKPLGLSFVEEKEDYFVLTKQ, encoded by the coding sequence ATGAGAAACGAAAATAAGAATAGATTACAACAGGAAGAGGAGTGTTTAGAACACGAATTTCCTGATATAAAGATATCCTATTCGGAAAGCCCTGAAGAAATCTGGCGGCGGATGTCGAAAGAGTTGCCGAAAAGAGAATTGGAAAAAACAAATAGCAAAACGATTCGTATGCCATGGTTTTACTGGGCTGCATCGATATTGATATTTGTAGGTGTAGGGTGGACTGCTATTGGTTATCAAAGTGAGTTCGTTGTTGACGAATTGACCCAATTGATTAAACTGCCTGATGGATCTACTGTCTTGGCTAAAAAAAACTCGGTTATTACTTATCGCCCTTTGGGTTGGTATCTTGAGCGTGAGGTTGACTTCGATGGAGAGGGTTTTTTTAAGGTCATGAAAGGAAGTCAATTTACTGTACAGTCTGATTTGGGTAAGACGCAGGTGCTTGGAACTTCTTTTAATGTGTTATCTTCTGATGGAACATTTGAAGTTGCTTGTTATACAGGAAAGGTTAAAGTGACTGCTAATGGTGATCATGAGGAAATTGTTTTATTGCTGCCTAAAGACTCAATGACAAAGCTTGGGAAAGAGAAGGTGAAGGTTCGTAAACAGAATAAGGAATTGTCGAGTAAACCATCTTGGGTGGATCAGAAGTTCTCTTTTCATCAAAGAAGTGTGTATTATATTTCGAAGCGTTTAGAAATAGAGTATGGCGTAAAAATTACCGTTCCTGTTGGGTTGGAGTTAAAGAGTACTATAATTTTTGATCGTCCAAATACAATTTATAATGCACTAAATTTGGTTTGTAAGCCTCTTGGTCTTTCTTTTGTAGAAGAAAAAGAAGATTATTTTGTTCTTACAAAACAATAA
- a CDS encoding sigma-70 family RNA polymerase sigma factor, with protein MHVENYNDLSNEEFEELFNAHFPSLRNYLYYRCGDPEVASDIAQESFMKLWEKKDRLEQSNTVGLLYKMSLDLWISRVRHEKVQKKYSAFVEDVEYRTPEDIVEYERLLRDYEQALVDMSDNHREVFLMSRHDALKYSEIADRLGISVKAVEKRMKNALAFLRSALDYEKRK; from the coding sequence TTGCATGTTGAAAATTATAATGATTTGAGTAACGAAGAATTTGAAGAGTTATTTAATGCGCATTTTCCCTCTTTACGCAATTATCTCTACTATCGTTGTGGAGATCCCGAAGTTGCTTCAGATATTGCACAAGAGTCTTTTATGAAGCTTTGGGAGAAGAAAGATAGATTAGAGCAGTCCAATACGGTAGGTTTGCTATATAAGATGTCCCTTGATTTATGGATTTCGAGAGTTAGACATGAAAAAGTGCAGAAGAAATATAGTGCTTTTGTTGAAGATGTCGAATATCGTACTCCAGAGGATATTGTTGAATATGAACGATTGTTAAGGGATTATGAGCAGGCCTTGGTGGATATGTCCGATAATCATAGGGAAGTGTTTCTTATGAGTAGGCATGACGCACTTAAGTATAGTGAGATTGCTGATCGATTAGGTATTAGTGTTAAAGCTGTAGAAAAGAGAATGAAAAATGCTTTGGCATTTTTGAGAAGTGCATTAGATTATGAGAAACGAAAATAA
- a CDS encoding MFS transporter, with protein sequence MNRFDRFPINPQKTPFFYGWIIVAVGTLGILFSLPGQTSGVSVFTDHLLNALQISRNNLTSAYMIGTICSSLFLTKIGKLFDKKGARLLIIYASLLLSISCVIISYSPNIINYISSHFQRTNRLFIIIPTMSLIFLTLRFSGQGMMTMVSRTMIMKWFDQKRGLANAISAVFVSIGFSVAPLIFAWDIEMFEWNGAYRVLGISLLFFAVIATCFYRDNPEKFGLIPDGLKLEPTANFKVSKDERKQFTLEEAKKTSAYWGVALSTTFFGFFVSGFNFNIISIYKHAGFNTTEALRTFIPATIISVFISIISSYISDYIRIKSILYIYVVGAFICAISFTYLDLGPIPYYGEIIGLGILNGTYSTVMSVGHPRFFGREHLGAISGYNMSMIVFFSAIAPLLFSISESTLGNYKAAGYISILFTIILVVVIARVRNPQHK encoded by the coding sequence ATGAATAGATTCGATCGTTTTCCCATCAATCCACAAAAAACACCTTTCTTCTATGGATGGATAATCGTAGCCGTTGGAACACTTGGAATCTTATTCAGTCTTCCAGGACAAACATCAGGTGTTTCAGTATTTACAGATCATCTTTTAAATGCTCTACAAATTAGCAGAAATAACCTAACTTCCGCTTATATGATCGGAACAATCTGCAGCTCACTATTTCTCACAAAGATTGGAAAACTATTTGATAAAAAGGGAGCACGTTTACTAATTATATATGCCAGTTTGCTCTTAAGCATCTCCTGTGTGATAATTTCCTATTCACCCAATATCATAAACTACATCTCTTCTCATTTCCAAAGAACAAACAGACTTTTCATCATTATTCCAACCATGTCTTTGATATTTCTAACATTACGATTCTCAGGACAGGGCATGATGACGATGGTATCTAGAACCATGATCATGAAATGGTTTGATCAAAAGAGAGGACTTGCAAATGCCATTAGTGCTGTATTTGTAAGTATCGGATTTTCGGTAGCACCACTCATTTTTGCTTGGGACATTGAAATGTTTGAATGGAATGGTGCTTATAGGGTATTAGGCATTTCTCTTCTTTTTTTCGCTGTTATTGCAACATGTTTTTACAGAGACAATCCTGAAAAATTTGGACTTATTCCTGATGGACTTAAATTAGAACCAACAGCAAATTTTAAAGTTTCAAAAGACGAACGAAAACAATTTACCCTAGAAGAAGCAAAAAAAACATCGGCATACTGGGGAGTCGCTCTTTCCACAACTTTCTTTGGGTTTTTTGTTTCAGGGTTCAATTTTAATATTATCTCAATATATAAACATGCCGGATTTAATACTACAGAAGCATTAAGAACCTTCATTCCTGCAACTATTATTTCTGTATTCATATCCATTATTAGCAGTTATATCAGTGACTATATCCGAATCAAATCAATACTATATATATATGTCGTTGGAGCTTTCATATGTGCTATCAGCTTCACCTACCTTGATCTTGGTCCAATTCCATATTATGGTGAAATTATTGGACTAGGCATCTTAAACGGAACTTATAGCACAGTCATGTCTGTAGGACACCCTCGATTCTTTGGAAGGGAACATCTTGGAGCAATCTCAGGATATAACATGTCTATGATCGTATTTTTCAGCGCAATAGCACCATTACTTTTCAGTATCTCTGAATCGACTCTTGGAAACTATAAAGCTGCTGGGTATATCTCAATACTTTTCACCATAATATTAGTCGTAGTAATTGCTCGAGTTCGAAACCCACAACACAAATAA
- a CDS encoding GNAT family N-acetyltransferase — MILGTKEDRKLILKILSLAFIENPSTLFVLKRGKKERRIKDLIDYSFNIGIHKGNIFISDDHKACAIVIDSQKKIHWFIQIKLQVRLIWNVIGLRRLPKVLKKEKIIHEHHPKIPHLHLWYIGVSTEYQHNGIGTSLLNEITDYFPKKRPIVLETSIDENINFYKKNGFKHHKSLQINSHKVHLLSNI; from the coding sequence ATGATACTTGGAACGAAAGAAGACAGAAAGCTGATTTTAAAAATCCTAAGCTTAGCTTTTATTGAAAACCCATCAACACTATTTGTACTAAAACGAGGTAAGAAAGAAAGAAGAATAAAAGACCTAATCGACTACTCTTTTAATATTGGTATCCATAAAGGAAATATCTTTATTTCTGACGATCATAAAGCTTGCGCAATAGTCATTGATTCACAAAAAAAGATACACTGGTTCATACAAATAAAACTCCAGGTAAGATTAATCTGGAATGTTATTGGGTTACGCAGACTACCAAAGGTTCTAAAAAAAGAGAAAATCATACATGAACATCACCCCAAGATCCCTCACCTCCATTTATGGTACATCGGTGTTTCCACAGAATATCAACACAATGGTATTGGCACATCACTTCTAAACGAAATCACAGATTACTTCCCCAAGAAACGCCCTATCGTTTTGGAAACATCGATAGATGAAAACATTAACTTCTACAAGAAAAATGGATTTAAACATCACAAAAGTCTACAAATTAATAGTCACAAAGTACACCTACTTTCCAATATATAA
- a CDS encoding SulP family inorganic anion transporter, producing the protein MELLERGSKNVKNDILSGLTVALALVPEAVAFAFVAGVEPLVGLYAAFMIGLVTSILGGRPGMISGATGALAVVMVSLVSEGNQMGLEWATPVENAGLYYLFATVILMGLIQIVCGVFKLGKFVRLIPHPVMMGFVNGLAIVIFVAQLGMFTQVVDGQHVWLKGFDLWMMIGLVLSTMAIIYFLPKLTKKIPAGLVAILAVSLVAIFGGFDVATVGSFVRDSGGSGIKGGLPIPQIAVLKQLPFNMDTFYFILPYSVILAAIGLIESLMTLNLIDEITETRGNANRECVAQGTANILTGIFGGMGGCAMIGQSIINIQNGGRGRLSGIVAALALLSFILFGSSYIEMVPIAALVGVMFMVVIGTFEWATFKVIHKIPMTDAIVIVLVTSLTVVFDLAVAVGAGVVVSALVFAWESAKRIRARKSVREDGTKVYEIWGPLFFGSTSTFMQKFDIRNDPEKVEIDFIESKISDQSAVEAISSLVSKYESLGKQVVLMHLSEDCKRLLIKADAHLSSVIENNIDDPRYYVVTDIMEQV; encoded by the coding sequence ATGGAATTGTTAGAACGTGGATCTAAGAATGTGAAAAATGACATTCTTTCAGGGTTGACTGTTGCATTAGCTTTAGTTCCGGAGGCTGTTGCCTTTGCTTTTGTTGCTGGTGTAGAACCTTTAGTTGGATTGTATGCTGCTTTTATGATTGGGTTGGTCACATCCATCTTAGGAGGGCGTCCTGGAATGATTTCAGGAGCTACTGGAGCCTTGGCTGTTGTTATGGTTTCTTTGGTTAGTGAAGGAAATCAGATGGGATTAGAATGGGCTACTCCTGTTGAAAATGCTGGATTGTATTATCTGTTTGCGACTGTTATTCTAATGGGGCTGATTCAGATTGTTTGTGGTGTTTTCAAATTGGGAAAATTTGTTCGTTTAATTCCTCACCCTGTGATGATGGGATTTGTAAATGGACTAGCAATTGTGATTTTTGTAGCTCAATTAGGAATGTTTACACAAGTTGTAGATGGACAACATGTTTGGCTTAAAGGATTTGATTTGTGGATGATGATAGGCCTTGTGTTGTCAACGATGGCAATTATCTATTTCTTGCCAAAACTTACCAAAAAGATTCCAGCAGGATTGGTTGCTATATTAGCTGTTTCTTTAGTGGCAATTTTTGGTGGCTTTGATGTGGCTACTGTTGGTAGCTTTGTGAGAGATAGTGGAGGATCTGGAATTAAAGGAGGATTGCCTATTCCGCAGATTGCAGTTCTCAAACAGTTACCTTTTAACATGGATACGTTCTACTTCATTCTTCCATATTCTGTTATTTTGGCAGCTATCGGTTTGATTGAATCTCTAATGACATTGAATCTGATTGATGAAATAACTGAAACTCGAGGGAATGCAAATAGAGAGTGTGTTGCACAAGGAACAGCTAATATTCTTACTGGTATTTTTGGTGGAATGGGAGGTTGTGCAATGATTGGTCAGTCTATTATAAATATTCAAAATGGTGGTAGAGGTCGATTGTCTGGAATTGTAGCAGCTTTGGCATTACTATCATTTATATTGTTTGGATCATCATACATTGAGATGGTGCCGATAGCGGCTCTTGTTGGTGTAATGTTTATGGTGGTGATTGGTACATTTGAATGGGCTACATTTAAAGTTATACATAAAATTCCTATGACGGATGCCATTGTTATTGTATTAGTAACGTCATTGACTGTTGTTTTTGATCTTGCTGTTGCTGTTGGTGCAGGTGTTGTTGTTTCAGCACTCGTGTTTGCATGGGAAAGTGCAAAACGTATTAGAGCTCGTAAGAGTGTAAGAGAGGATGGGACCAAAGTTTATGAAATATGGGGACCATTATTTTTTGGTTCGACATCTACGTTTATGCAGAAGTTCGATATTAGAAACGATCCTGAAAAAGTGGAAATCGACTTTATTGAGTCGAAAATTTCTGATCAATCAGCTGTAGAGGCAATATCTTCTTTGGTGTCTAAATACGAATCTTTAGGTAAACAAGTCGTATTGATGCATCTTAGTGAAGATTGTAAACGCTTGTTGATTAAGGCGGATGCTCATCTATCTTCGGTGATTGAGAATAATATTGATGACCCAAGATATTATGTTGTAACTGATATCATGGAGCAGGTTTAA
- a CDS encoding patatin-like phospholipase family protein: MIKYIKVFLLILLLHFYTSAEADERLRKEPRLGLVLSGGGARGLAHIGVLEVLDSLGIRPDYITGTSMGSIVGGLYSIGYSGAELRKIVTSVSWDKVLSDYYPLNSVELKEKEVLGRTMFSFSLKRRKFQLPSGIIQGQHIIRMLDSLVAKREVPEDFNAFPIPFHAITTDLTTGSTYIFDHGKLTMAMRASMAIPSAFSPVKYKSRVLVDGGVIDNLPIAEVRRMGADFVIAVNVGYLDYPDEEQLNSLIGVLNKVSTLYGRNETFRIMDEADILIQPNLKEYSIMSFNKASEVISIGKDDARMYVNDLDTLPHHALVKEKVVHSRVVQRIIYDGISNETADVFNHRLDFTPGQIVDDVILSKWNSQLVATNLFHWVQSSFENSSSGVVLRFSFNKKESQQLSFRLAYHNSTKLEMAIQYQYFDSTLVNRRLLTVLNLSSTPDFLGAYELYFGRKKDIGIEFRSLFDNQHIPIYEENDKLGTMSLVDFKQYLSLNYYLSQNGRLQLSAIADFDRSKPRDGLSLLFVDKIKQVSVIGQLRYTYNALDRSFLPQKGWFVDATYSVKIPTSVTSTVNFDDVDYVTDDRYGVFSQWSCLVVKPVTFIKRWTFTGEFRMGISLDEMNHLDRYVLGGIHSEEFTRIIPVAGVGYGQYIANSYYNFGAGLRYRIGSDFFVRGKVSLLTTSDSALKDFRSDDNMIPAIDFGLGYRSVLGDIAFNYGYNFDDYHSYWNISFYPFR; this comes from the coding sequence ATGATTAAGTATATCAAAGTGTTTTTGTTGATTTTATTGCTTCATTTTTATACTTCAGCTGAGGCGGATGAGCGGTTAAGAAAAGAACCACGTTTGGGATTAGTTTTAAGTGGAGGAGGAGCAAGAGGTTTAGCTCATATTGGAGTGCTAGAGGTTCTTGATAGTCTTGGAATACGTCCCGATTACATCACAGGAACAAGCATGGGTAGTATTGTTGGTGGACTCTATTCGATTGGGTATTCTGGTGCAGAATTGAGGAAAATTGTTACTTCTGTCTCGTGGGATAAAGTTTTATCAGATTATTATCCATTAAATAGTGTAGAGTTAAAGGAGAAAGAGGTGTTGGGAAGAACGATGTTCTCTTTCTCATTAAAACGACGTAAGTTTCAACTACCATCAGGGATTATTCAAGGTCAACATATTATACGAATGTTAGATAGTTTAGTCGCAAAACGAGAGGTGCCAGAAGATTTTAATGCCTTTCCAATACCTTTTCATGCGATAACCACAGACCTAACAACAGGTTCAACTTATATCTTTGATCACGGAAAACTTACGATGGCGATGAGGGCTTCGATGGCTATTCCATCTGCTTTTTCTCCTGTTAAATACAAGAGTCGAGTTCTAGTAGATGGTGGTGTAATTGATAATTTGCCGATTGCAGAAGTAAGACGAATGGGAGCTGATTTTGTGATTGCTGTAAATGTTGGATATTTAGATTATCCAGATGAAGAACAGTTGAATAGCTTGATTGGAGTGTTGAATAAAGTATCCACCCTTTATGGTCGTAATGAAACATTTCGTATAATGGATGAGGCTGATATTCTAATTCAACCTAATTTGAAGGAATATAGTATTATGAGCTTTAATAAAGCATCGGAAGTAATTTCTATAGGAAAAGATGATGCGCGTATGTATGTTAATGATTTGGACACTCTCCCTCATCATGCCTTAGTTAAAGAAAAAGTTGTGCATTCTCGGGTCGTTCAACGTATTATTTATGATGGTATTTCAAATGAAACTGCAGATGTATTTAATCATCGGTTAGATTTTACTCCGGGGCAAATTGTGGATGATGTAATTTTGTCTAAATGGAATAGTCAGTTAGTTGCAACTAATTTATTTCATTGGGTTCAGAGTAGTTTTGAAAATTCTTCCTCAGGGGTCGTTCTTCGATTTTCTTTCAATAAGAAAGAGTCACAGCAATTATCTTTTCGTTTGGCTTATCATAATAGCACAAAGCTTGAGATGGCTATTCAATATCAATATTTTGATTCAACTTTAGTAAATAGACGATTGTTGACAGTTTTAAACCTCTCCTCTACGCCCGATTTTTTAGGTGCATATGAATTGTATTTTGGTAGAAAAAAAGATATTGGTATAGAGTTTAGGTCATTGTTTGATAATCAACATATTCCCATTTATGAAGAGAATGATAAGTTAGGGACAATGTCTTTAGTGGATTTTAAGCAGTATCTAAGTTTAAACTATTATTTATCACAGAATGGACGTCTGCAATTATCCGCTATTGCTGATTTTGATCGTTCTAAGCCAAGAGATGGTCTTAGTTTACTGTTTGTAGATAAAATTAAACAGGTGTCTGTAATAGGACAATTACGATATACTTATAACGCTTTAGATCGTAGTTTTTTGCCTCAGAAAGGATGGTTTGTGGATGCAACATATAGTGTTAAGATTCCAACAAGTGTGACAAGTACTGTTAATTTTGATGATGTTGATTATGTGACAGATGATCGTTATGGGGTCTTTTCACAATGGAGTTGCTTGGTGGTTAAGCCAGTTACTTTTATAAAGAGATGGACTTTTACTGGAGAGTTTAGAATGGGGATTTCTCTAGATGAGATGAATCATCTAGATCGATATGTTTTAGGAGGGATACATAGTGAGGAGTTTACTCGTATTATACCTGTTGCAGGAGTTGGTTACGGGCAATATATTGCAAATTCATATTATAATTTTGGAGCGGGTTTACGCTATCGGATTGGTTCTGATTTTTTTGTGAGAGGGAAAGTAAGCTTGTTAACTACTAGTGATTCTGCACTAAAGGATTTTAGAAGTGATGATAATATGATTCCAGCAATTGATTTTGGATTGGGTTATCGTTCTGTGTTAGGAGATATCGCATTTAATTACGGGTACAATTTTGATGATTATCATAGTTATTGGAATATTTCATTTTATCCTTTCCGATAG
- a CDS encoding universal stress protein: MSKIRRVLIAVDDSVQSARAVKKGVKMAIQLDADVILVSVVDQADSIGDIDSGVLPEESKVILEKEERGVLNNYMRLFPDLNIATVILQGDPENAIVKYAEEMKVDLIVIGGHQKSFMEGLFTVNIRKYIFEHTRIPLLVVRE, translated from the coding sequence ATGAGTAAAATTAGACGAGTGTTGATTGCTGTTGATGACAGTGTTCAATCTGCAAGGGCAGTGAAGAAAGGAGTAAAGATGGCTATACAATTAGATGCGGATGTTATATTGGTTTCTGTTGTTGATCAAGCAGATTCTATTGGTGATATTGATTCGGGAGTATTGCCTGAAGAGAGTAAGGTGATTCTGGAGAAAGAAGAACGCGGAGTGTTGAATAATTATATGAGATTATTTCCAGACTTAAATATTGCTACTGTTATTTTGCAAGGAGATCCTGAGAATGCGATTGTCAAATATGCTGAAGAGATGAAAGTTGATTTAATTGTTATCGGAGGACATCAAAAAAGTTTTATGGAAGGTCTATTTACCGTGAATATCCGAAAGTATATTTTTGAACATACACGAATCCCATTGTTAGTTGTACGAGAATAA
- the crcB gene encoding fluoride efflux transporter CrcB — protein sequence MGHNLLYIALGGSLGSICRFLIAYLLRRVDFSFPVGTMIANLLGCILIGVFYTLVKNDYFLSQEIRYIGIIGFCGSFTTFSSFVYENLVLIEKGQLLTFALYASLSFILGLACIIIGVRA from the coding sequence ATGGGACACAATTTATTATATATTGCTTTAGGTGGTTCATTGGGAAGTATATGTCGATTTTTGATTGCGTATTTACTTCGGCGAGTAGATTTTTCATTTCCAGTGGGAACTATGATTGCTAATTTGTTAGGGTGTATTTTGATTGGTGTGTTTTATACATTAGTCAAAAATGATTATTTTCTTTCACAAGAAATAAGATATATTGGTATTATTGGATTTTGTGGAAGTTTTACAACTTTCTCATCCTTCGTTTATGAGAACTTAGTTTTAATTGAAAAAGGACAGTTGTTAACTTTTGCATTATACGCTAGCCTAAGTTTTATTTTAGGCTTAGCATGTATTATAATTGGAGTGAGGGCTTAA